TTCAACTCTCCTGAGCATCGTTGTTGCAGCTGATTGTTGCCGGGGTCGGAGTTGCCAGAGAGACCAGGTAGGCAACCGCTTACCATTTTTCTTACCAGAAGTAGGATAAAATGGCCGCATGACTGTCGGGAAGATGAGTGTGAGTCTTGACGCCTCACTGCTGGAATTCATGGCCCACTACCAACAGACACACCAGTTGCGTTCCCGCTCGGAAGTGGTGGCCCAGGCCCTGACCCTCCTCCGGGACCAGGAACTGGAAACCCAGTACGCCGCCGCCCTGAGTGAATGGCAAGACGGCGGCGAGGCCGACCTCTGGGATCACACGGTCGCCGACGGCCTGCAGGACGGCCCCGATGCAGCGCGGTGACATCTATATCGCTGACCTGGACCCCGCGCGTGCCAGCGAAGCGAACAAACGCCGTCCCGTGGTCATCGTCAGCGCCAACAGCCTGAACCGCACGGTCAACCGCCTCGGGGCCGGAGCCCTCACCATCGTCCCGTTGACCTCCAACGTCACCCGGGTCTATGACTTTCAGGTGCTCCTCCCCGCTGAACAGACCGGCCTGGATCAGGACAGCAAAGCCCAGGCCGAGCAGATCCGAACCATCAGTTTCAGTCGCCTGGGCCCCGAGCCCGTCGGGGCGGTCCCGGCGGCCCTGATGGGACAGCTTGACGCCGCACTCCGCCTCCACCTGTCCCTGTGAGGTGACCTGATACGGCGTGGGTGGAGATTCGGTACGGAATGGGTGGGGGGCTGCTCCTCGAAAGCCGTCGGTGACTGTTTCTCCAACGACGAGTGACGACGGCAACGGGGATAGCGGAAGTCCACTTGAAGTCCTCTGTTCGCGTCTGGGCACCACCCCACCGCGTAAACCTGAGTGGGCCTCAGAGCCTGGTGTCGGGGAGCGTTCCTGACGCCGGCCATGCGCCTGATGTGTTGGAACCCGGTGCCCCGTCCTCCAGGCTCAGATCTGCTCGCCAGCGGGTCAGTTGCGGGGTAGGCTGCGGGTCATGACCGAGCGTGTTCACAGGGTTCAGCGGGTCCAGGCCACGCCCCGGCGGATCGTGGTGCCGCCTGAACCGGCGCCTGTCGATCCGCTGGCCCTGAAGCAGCAGGCCGTGCAGCGATTTACGGCCCGCCCACAGACCGCGCAGCGACACGCCGCCGGGCCGGTCCTGCGGGCCGCCAGCCTGGACCGCCAGGAGCAGACGCGCCTCAGTCAGCAGCAGACTCAGGTTCAACGTCAGATCACCGCACTGGGCGAGGTGACGCCCGTCCCGCGCCCAGCAGAAGCGCTGGCGGCTCCGGCAAAACCGATCACACCGGGCGACTGGGTGACCGTAATGCGCCTGCGCGCAGAGGAGGTCGCCGGGCGACCCCTGGACGCCCGGAGCAGCAGTCAGTTCACGGCGCTGCAGCGGCAGGTCGCCCAGACGCTCGTGCAGGGCTTCCGCTCAGACCGGGGCGACGCCCAGGCCCGCTACGCCACGTACGGTGAGCACCTCGCCACCCTGCAGCGCCATCCGGTCAGTGCACCGGTCGCCCGGGTGGTGCTGGGCCTGGTTCCCTCTGCGGAGCGTCTTCCCCTTCAGCGGGCGGTCGACGAGACCCTGCAGCGTTTCCACGCGCAGGAGCAGGCCAGCCTGAACTTTGACACCCGGCAGACCCTCCAGCGGCAACTGGCTGAACTGGACGCCGAGGCGACGCAGCCTGTTCTGGCCCGCATCCAGGCGCGCAGGGGAGCTGGGAACCCACTCCCTGAAGCCATTCAGCGTCACCTGGAGCAGGGCCTGAACCATGACCTGAGCCGCGTGCGGATTCACGACGACGCCGAAGCGGACAAGCTGGCCAAGGGCGTGAACGCGATCGCGTTCACGACGGGCACGGACATCTTCTTCCAGGCGGGGCGGTTCGATCCGAACACGCAGACCGGGCTGGAACTGCTGGCGCACGAGGTCACGCACACCGTTCAGCAGAGTCAGGGTCGGGTCGGGACAGGCATCGACCCGGATACGGGACTGGAAGATGAGGCGCGCCTATCCGGGGCGCGGCTGGCCCGCACGTTCACGCCAGCGTCCTTCCAGAAGTCATCCCGGCGGCCAGTGACGGCCGTGCCGCGCCGACTCGCTCCGCTGACGGCCACCCACGCCGCCCAGCGCTTCGCGGCAGGCCGGACGGTCCAGCGCAGCGCCTGGGGCGACTGGTGGAAGACCTTCCAGAACAAGGCATTGGAAGCGGCCCTGGAAGGAGCCGCGCGCGTGCCTAACGGTCCCACCATCGTTGCCGCCTTCAAGCGCAGCGCGGCGGTGTTCGGCAAGATCATGGCCAACCCTGGCGGCTTCTTCGCCAACCTGTTCCAGTCAGTGAAGAACGGATTCCTGCTCTTCAAGGGGAACATCGCCGTGCACCTGAAGACCGCACTGGTGGACTGGCTGACGGGGACATCCATCGCGGTGACCAGGGGGGTCGTAGCCTTCCCGAAGAGCCTGGACGGCAAGGAGCTCCTGGGGTTTGGCATGAACGTGCTCGGCCTGAACACCGCGACCCTGGTGTCGCGGCTCAGTCAGCGTTACGGTGCGGCGAACGTTCAGAAAGCTCAGAGGCAACTGGCGGTCTTGCAGCAGGCCCGTTCCGGCCTGCACACACTCAACGATTTCCGGTCGCTGGACGCCAAGGCCAGGGACGGCATCCTGTCTGCCGCGAAATCGTACGCAGTTCAGACCGTGGCGCAGCAGGCCGTCGTGTGGGTCACTGGGTTCCTTGCCACCGGGGGGCTGGGACCGGTGGCGAAAGCAGCATTCAGCTTGGTGAGCACGTTCCTCCAGAACGCCCGCACCTTCGGTCAGGTCGGCAAGAGTGTGCTGAGCAGCATGCAGGACATCGCCTCTGGGCAGTTGAGCGCCGCCTCGCGGAACATTGAGCAGAATCTCGCCCGGGTCACCAGTCTGGTCCTGAAGTTCGTGTCGAAGCTCCTGGGACTCGACAAGATCGGTGGCGCGCTACGCAAAGGCCTGGCCGCCGTGCAAAAGCCCATTAACGCGACCATTGACCGCATCGTGGGCAGCAAACCCGTGCAGGCGGTCTTCCAGAAGTTGAAGGGGGCCGGCAGCGCCCTGACTTCAGCCGCCGGGAAAGGCCTGCGGAACATTTGGACCGCGGTCAGTTCCTCAGGTCCGTCCCTGACGGCCCGCACACCGGTGAAGGGGACGAAGCATCACCTGTGGGTGGAGATCCAAGGGGAGCGCCCCAGGGTGATCATGGCCTCCAATCCGCTGCCCCGGCATTCCTGACCGGCCCGGAGAAAGCGCAGGTCGATCAGGTGCAGCAGGACGCCAACCAGATGGTCGACAAGGGGATAGAGGACATGCTCCAGTACGTCCGCACCCGGCCCCGGAATCCGAACCCGACTGCCGACGAGGCGTGGCTGCGGGCGAACACGCAGGTCATCCGGGGAGAACTGGCGAAGAAAGGCAAGGCGCTGATCACCCGCGTGAACGCCCGCGTGGCTCCGACCGTCGCCCTTTTGGACCGGCAGGTGCTGTCGCCCGATGATCTGGACGCCGCGATCGACAGAGCCGGGGGGATCGTCGCGTTCCTCCAAGCCCTGGCGGCGGGAAAACCCGGGCTGGGCGTCGACCGCGCCCAGTTCACGGCTCTTTGGGGCCGGACCACCGCGGGCAAAGCAGAACACCGACGGTTGATCAAAGAGCGGTTCCGTGAGGCCATGCCAGGCCATCACGAGTGGCTTCCCTGCGACCTGATCCTTGAAGTGGTTGAGCGCGAATTCCAGTCCCGTCAACTCCTCGCCCCGGTCCACTGGGTCAATTTCCAACACCTGACCCGCAGCAAGACCCAATACCTCGTGTTCCAGAAACCGCGGGTTCTTAACGGGAAGGCCGTCATTCAAGGGCATTCGGGTGCCACGTATTTCGGAACCCGGAACCTACAGCGGCGGATAACCTATGTCGGTGAGACGGTGGGGCAGCCCACCTTCCACAATGACCTGAGGGCCGCTTTCCGGGGCAGTACAGACCATGCCTCGCTCGTCACGAGCATCCGAGCCGTTATGACACAACACCTTTGGGACGGTAAGCGCAGCTTTGGAATGGAGATCCATCCGCAAAGCTACTGGCGCTCCGGCATGAACCAGTACCTCAACTTCAAGCAGGACTACGCCGCCA
This sequence is a window from Deinococcus seoulensis. Protein-coding genes within it:
- a CDS encoding type II toxin-antitoxin system PemK/MazF family toxin; amino-acid sequence: MQRGDIYIADLDPARASEANKRRPVVIVSANSLNRTVNRLGAGALTIVPLTSNVTRVYDFQVLLPAEQTGLDQDSKAQAEQIRTISFSRLGPEPVGAVPAALMGQLDAALRLHLSL
- a CDS encoding eCIS core domain-containing protein, giving the protein MTERVHRVQRVQATPRRIVVPPEPAPVDPLALKQQAVQRFTARPQTAQRHAAGPVLRAASLDRQEQTRLSQQQTQVQRQITALGEVTPVPRPAEALAAPAKPITPGDWVTVMRLRAEEVAGRPLDARSSSQFTALQRQVAQTLVQGFRSDRGDAQARYATYGEHLATLQRHPVSAPVARVVLGLVPSAERLPLQRAVDETLQRFHAQEQASLNFDTRQTLQRQLAELDAEATQPVLARIQARRGAGNPLPEAIQRHLEQGLNHDLSRVRIHDDAEADKLAKGVNAIAFTTGTDIFFQAGRFDPNTQTGLELLAHEVTHTVQQSQGRVGTGIDPDTGLEDEARLSGARLARTFTPASFQKSSRRPVTAVPRRLAPLTATHAAQRFAAGRTVQRSAWGDWWKTFQNKALEAALEGAARVPNGPTIVAAFKRSAAVFGKIMANPGGFFANLFQSVKNGFLLFKGNIAVHLKTALVDWLTGTSIAVTRGVVAFPKSLDGKELLGFGMNVLGLNTATLVSRLSQRYGAANVQKAQRQLAVLQQARSGLHTLNDFRSLDAKARDGILSAAKSYAVQTVAQQAVVWVTGFLATGGLGPVAKAAFSLVSTFLQNARTFGQVGKSVLSSMQDIASGQLSAASRNIEQNLARVTSLVLKFVSKLLGLDKIGGALRKGLAAVQKPINATIDRIVGSKPVQAVFQKLKGAGSALTSAAGKGLRNIWTAVSSSGPSLTARTPVKGTKHHLWVEIQGERPRVIMASNPLPRHS
- a CDS encoding ribbon-helix-helix domain-containing protein, whose protein sequence is MTVGKMSVSLDASLLEFMAHYQQTHQLRSRSEVVAQALTLLRDQELETQYAAALSEWQDGGEADLWDHTVADGLQDGPDAAR